A stretch of Ischnura elegans chromosome 4, ioIscEleg1.1, whole genome shotgun sequence DNA encodes these proteins:
- the LOC124158204 gene encoding uncharacterized protein LOC124158204, whose amino-acid sequence MDNQRREFSCVASGSFHQGNYELFGWSAGAQCVVNSSCAAAWGLINGTFNTDTINSILFCGNRIYRTLRDDTFRDEERYIYPEELPGVLEVMGNFINVDVSDVHYGIYPITVRDVEEGVRSLSGVLEGILSVSEHLDAFMFTGELRSITFWHRGDSTFLFDSHGVNYDYRSCSDGRASLFKCNTLLALASMLLSNNKFNGRGNQYTITRLRFSRPPGNHSFATSSNATASTTENTDNNSRSSISQDPKLNIMKPVVLLTRKENIDTNITETSKQQGRPKKAKRGRPKLLDTTRKEQLIAARKKHAEKNPNVNREAVKRYAATHPEVKKRSVKIYTGDHPDVNRKAAKRYTNDHPDVHRRAVQRLHETNPEASRQTTVTYRLRHPELENIRHIPAALARKIVHLGPMAYWKGLALDDVEAFKLKRTSLWEDDVHRCAHCRARIFDEERNRKKWCCAEGAFNVQRLPSLDAPFYSKREFLDRSRAYNDLFAFCALEVSGGYRHPSGLSFFKIEGRMYHQLHSLEAPGQRFTTRAGHTQFVNRCRLYIDDGEERRNIALGRTLNTGVIEEIDQYIRNTNPFIENFRRLSAEPSIDAHLTFEVTSRSTHGPTLGDRQSGIEVHAALSTEETGYNPRKLTVWKRGDRRPSSIDLLSPLMEPFQYPLLYPQGTLGWHVGSVDNQGKKLTQLNYSRCLLLSDRRFSHLGRLSQAWQVEMFARYEEERLRFIQYSQTRSSSGRGMRIAPLDEILDVGRQQRGQIAQDITGDETVQGEGGVRPGKVYLPSTFTGGPRYMKVHYENAMGIVSRLGSPTYFLTFTYSAHWEENKMACPYGSKRSDPSTACRVFNIKLGELIRDLRSGAFFGRTSYFVYVIEMQMRGLPHAHIVFKVDGVGPVQAEEIDAVIRADIPSEEEAGGRLRRLVLQHMIHGPCGTDQRTDFRCWDAAKGCCSKFYPKPSCQTTHVNERGFVQYKRDYSNRGIINARRREISVHDGWVVPYNAALILKYEAHINLELASTRRVVKYLFKYLMKGGSLQNVTVTPIGLQDDEVEQYVTKRMVGASDACWRLLEFPISKSEPTVECLPVHLEGKQNVVYRPRDCNLTEIASSASSKLMIYFNRPRDAIFDDLTYQSFYEKYIVHTRSPGGDNFYALPDGVHYVTARQRGVKVCRLFWISPNRGEQYYLRILLMTTPCRGYADLLSRGVGNCRTFQDVARSLGLVEDEEEYADALGEASEFMVAHTLRSFFVLLCNIGAPGAILWEKYKNSLSEDYLDRHPENPDAAYTSSLLAIDRGLRRQGSCLTDHGLPYVQDVTTELSREQVQYSREKERSFVDEWQPKLSEDQKIFYTHIESLFQDNNRRDRILFLDGPGGYGKTALLRVILAYARGHGYIALAVASSGIAASNMQGGTTAHSMFRLPIDLGDGTGYWNVSNGSQRAALIREAKIIIFDEAPMAHHYIFQILDRSLRDLMDNDLPFGGKIFVCSGDFRQIAPVVKNARTPADVSCVSLRSSPMWRFFKIFSLTTPQRTGEYKDYSDFLLQVGNGRVDSISFGEGRLQEALIPLRGLRGVTSLRQLIEDIFPPCVLSQPELCAKRAILSTLNANVKEINDLVLDSSDGCIHELRSADSVCKENDNDGLDVDFQLLHQATGNGIPDHVLRLKVGSVCLIMRNLNIGDGLVNGTKVIVTAISKRLITVKMPGKTHRIGIPRISFRFPFTEGSPLQVLRRQFPLALAYSMTGHKSQGQTIEYVGIDLRTNCFTHGQLYVLLSRVRRPQDIVVLVPQNKIVDGIAYAKNVVFEELLL is encoded by the coding sequence ATGGATAATCAGAGAAGGGAGTTCTCCTGCGTGGCTTCGGGGTCTTTCCACCAGGGAAACTATGAGCTATTCGGTTGGAGTGCTGGAGCACAATGCGTAGTGAACTCCTCCTGCGCTGCAGCGTGGGGCCTTATCAATGGCACCTTCAACACGGACACAATAAATTCAATCCTTTTCTGCGGAAATAGGATATACAGAACGTTACGAGACGATACATTTCGGGATGAAGAACGTTACATTTATCCCGAAGAGTTACCTGGGGTCTTAGAAGTAATGGGAAATTTCATCAACGTCGACGTATCCGACGTGCACTATGGCATTTATCCAATAACTGTCCGCGATGTAGAGGAAGGTGTCAGGTCACTATCGGGTGTCCTCGAGGGCATCTTATCTGTGTCCGAGCATCTCGATGCTTTCATGTTCACCGGTGAACTTCGATCCATAACTTTTTGGCACCGAGGCGACAGCACTTTCTTATTCGATTCCCATGGGGTGAACTATGATTACAGATCTTGCTCCGATGGTCGGGCCAGTTTGTTTAAATGCAACACGTTATTGGCACTAGCCTCCATGCTCCTTTCGAATAACAAATTCAACGGAAGAGGAAACCAGTACACAATTACTCGTCTACGTTTTTCACGACCACCGGGCAATCATTCGTTTGCGACAAGTAGCAACGCAACGGCCAGCACAACAGAAAATACTGATAATAACTCACGAAGCAGTATTAGTCAGGACCCAAAGCTAAATATCATGAAACCAGTTGTCCTTCTTACGCGTAAAGAAAATATAGACACTAATATCACGGAGACTAGTAAACAACAGGGACGTCCAAAGAAGGCCAAACGTGGTAGGCCTAAACTTTTGGATACTACGAGAAAAGAGCAGTTAATTGCAGCAAGGAAGAAACATGCCGAGAAAAATCCAAATGTGAACAGGGAAGCTGTAAAAAGGTACGCAGCTACACATCCAGAGGTAAAGAAGAGATCTGTCAAAATTTACACTGGTGACCATCCAGATGTCAATAGAAAAGCCGCTAAAAGGTACACAAATGACCACCCCGATGTTCACAGAAGAGCTGTTCAACGTCTGCACGAGACTAATCCGGAGGCATCACGGCAGACAACGGTGACCTATAGGCTGCGTCATCCGGAATTAGAAAACATAAGACACATCCCCGCTGCTCTCGCCAGGAAGATAGTTCATCTCGGCCCGATGGCGTATTGGAAAGGACTCGCTCTCGATGACGTAGAAGCGTTCAAGCTGAAGAGGACATCACTTTGGGAGGATGACGTACACCGATGTGCCCACTGTCGCGCAAGGATTTTCGACGAGGAGAGGAATCGCAAGAAGTGGTGCTGTGCGGAGGGAGCCTTCAATGTGCAACGGTTGCCTTCTCTAGACGCGCCTTTTTATTCAAAGAGAGAATTCTTGGATAGATCGCGAGCGTATAACGACCTGTTTGCCTTTTGCGCGCTAGAAGTGAGTGGAGGCTACAGACACCCAAGTGGACTGTCGTTTTTTAAGATAGAAGGTAGGATGTACCACCAACTGCACAGCCTGGAAGCTCCTGGCCAAAGGTTCACCACGAGAGCTGGACACACTCAATTCGTGAACCGTTGCCGCCTCTACATCGATGACGGCGAAGAACGAAGAAATATTGCACTTGGAAGAACATTGAACACCGGCGTCATCGAGGAAATTGACCAGTACATCCGGAATACGAATCCATTCATCGAGAATTTCCGACGCTTGAGTGCGGAGCCTTCAATCGACGCACACCTAACTTTCGAGGTGACCAGCAGGTCCACACACGGTCCCACGCTTGGAGATAGGCAAAGTGGAATCGAAGTGCACGCTGCATTGAGCACGGAAGAAACTGGATACAATCCCCGGAAATTAACCGTATGGAAAAGGGGTGATCGAAGACCATCGTCTATCGACCTGTTGAGCCCACTTATGGAGCCCTTCCAGTATCCTTTGCTGTATCCTCAGGGGACTTTAGGTTGGCACGTAGGATCAGTGGATAACCAAGGAAAGAAACTCACCCAACTGAACTACTCCAGATGCCTGCTTCTTTCCGATCGTAGATTTTCCCACTTGGGACGTTTATCGCAGGCGTGGCAAGTGGAGATGTTCGCCCGGTATGAAGAGGAGCGACTCCGTTTCATCCAGTATTCCCAGACGCGATCTTCGTCTGGAAGAGGCATGCGGATAGCACCGCTGGATGAAATTTTAGACGTTGGAAGGCAACAACGAGGACAAATCGCACAAGATATAACCGGCGACGAGACAGTTCAGGGAGAAGGCGGCGTGCGTCCAGGAAAAGTTTACCTGCCGAGCACATTTACCGGAGGTCCGCGGTACATGAAGGTCCATTATGAGAACGCCATGGGTATAGTTTCGCGGTTGGGTTCCCCGACGTATTTCCTGACGTTTACTTACAGTGCTCACTGGGAGGAGAATAAGATGGCGTGCCCCTACGGAAGCAAGCGCAGTGATCCTTCCACTGCCTGCAGGGTATTCAATATTAAGCTCGGGGAATTGATCAGGGATTTACGTAGCGGAGCATTTTTCGGGCGCACATCGTATTTCGTTTACGTTATTGAAATGCAGATGCGGGGATTGCCTCACGCGCATATAGTTTTCAAGGTAGACGGGGTAGGACCGGTCCAAGCGGAAGAAATCGACGCCGTAATTCGCGCAGATATACCCTCGGAAGAGGAGGCCGGTGGGCGACTTCGGAGGTTGGTCTTGCAGCATATGATCCACGGCCCGTGCGGTACGGACCAGCGCACCGACTTTCGATGCTGGGATGCTGCTAAGGGTTGTTGCAGTAAATTCTATCCGAAGCCGTCTTGTCAAACAACCCACGTAAACGAAAGGGGCTTCGTTCAGTACAAGCGCGATTATTCGAATCGGGGGATTATTAACGCGCGACGCAGGGAAATATCAGTGCACGACGGATGGGTGGTCCCCTACAACGCCGCGTTGATTTTAAAGTACGAGGCCCACATAAATTTAGAATTAGCTTCCACTCGTCGCGTGGTAAAGTATTTGTTCAAATATTTGATGAAGGGAGGGTCGCTACAAAACGTAACCGTGACCCCGATTGGTTTGCAAGATGACGAAGTGGAACAGTATGTCACTAAGCGTATGGTGGGCGCCAGTGATGCGTGCTGGCGTTTGTTAGAGTTCCCGATCTCGAAATCAGAGCCCACCGTGGAATGCCTACCCGTTCACTTGGAAGGCAAACAGAACGTAGTATACAGGCCTCGTGATTGCAATTTAACAGAGATCGCGTCTTCTGCTTCATCTAAATTAATGATTTACTTCAATCGTCCGCGGGACGCTATTTTCGACGACTTAACTTATCAGAGTTTCTACGAAAAATACATAGTTCATACCCGCAGTCCAGGTGGAGATAATTTCTATGCGCTCCCCGACGGAGTTCATTACGTCACCGCCCGCCAGCGCGGCGTCAAAGTGTGTAGGTTGTTTTGGATTTCGCCTAATCGAGGCGAACAATATTACCTGAGGATACTCCTTATGACCACTCCTTGCCGTGGTTACGCCGATCTTTTGTCCCGTGGGGTAGGAAACTGTCGCACTTTTCAGGACGTTGCACGTAGTTTAGGTTTGGTAGAGGACGAAGAGGAATACGCTGATGCACTAGGTGAGGCCTCCGAGTTTATGGTAGCCCATACACTGCGGTCATTTTTCGTTCTCCTTTGCAACATAGGGGCTCCCGGGGCCATTCTTTGGGAAAAATACAAGAATTCCCTCAGTGAAGATTATTTAGACCGGCATCCCGAAAATCCAGATGCTGCCTATACCTCTTCACTTCTCGCTATCGATAGGGGCCTCAGGCGACAAGGCTCTTGCCTTACGGACCACGGACTTCCCTACGTACAGGACGTCACGACGGAGTTGAGTAGAGAGCAGGTTCAGTACAGCAGAGAGAAAGAAAGATCGTTTGTTGATGAGTGGCAGCCGAAGCTTTCCGaggaccagaaaatattttatactcatATTGAATCCCTTTTTCAGGATAACAACAGAAGGGATAGAATACTGTTCCTCGATGGGCCAGGTGGCTACGGAAAAACTGCACTCCTCCGTGTCATACTAGCCTACGCCCGCGGTCACGGATATATTGCCCTTGCAGTTGCGAGCTCAGGGATCGCAGCGTCCAACATGCAAGGAGGTACGACGGCTCACAGCATGTTCCGCCTTCCAATAGATTTAGGAGACGGAACGGGATACTGGAACGTTAGCAACGGTTCTCAGCGTGCAGCACTGATTCGAGAAGCCAAGATCATCATCTTCGACGAGGCACCGATGGCGCACCACTACATATTCCAGATTCTGGACAGATCACTGAGGGATCTCATGGATAATGATTTACCCTTCGGAGGAAAAATATTCGTTTGTTCCGGTGATTTCAGGCAAATAGCGCCAGTCGTGAAAAACGCGCGCACCCCTGCCGACGTTTCCTGTGTTTCTTTACGCTCATCACCGATGTGGAGATTCTTCAAGATTTTTTCGTTGACTACGCCGCAGAGAACGGGTGAATACAAGGACTATTCAGACTTCCTCCTCCAAGTGGGCAACGGCAGGGTAGACTCCATTTCCTTCGGCGAGGGACGCCTACAGGAGGCGCTGATACCGCTTCGAGGACTGAGAGGTGTAACATCTCTGCGGCAGCTTATTGAGGATATATTTCCACCCTGCGTACTGAGCCAACCTGAGCTTTGCGCAAAACGAGCTATCCTCTCTACGTTAAATgcaaatgtaaaagaaatcaacgaTTTGGTGCTCGACTCCTCCGACGGATGTATCCATGAGCTTAGAAGCGCCGACAGTGTGTGCAAGGAAAATGACAACGACGGACTAGACGTGGACTTTCAACTTTTACATCAAGCAACAGGAAACGGCATCCCAGATCACGTTTTGCGCCTCAAGGTCGGGTCTGTATGCCTAATAATGAGGAACCTAAACATTGGAGACGGACTCGTGAATGGGACTAAAGTCATCGTTACCGCCATCAGCAAACGCTTGATAACAGTGAAAATGCCCGGGAAGACACACCGCATTGGTATACCCCGGATCTCATTCCGTTTCCCTTTCACAGAAGGATCACCGCTTCAGGTTCTAAGGCGTCAGTTTCCCTTGGCCTTAGCCTACTCAATGACAGGCCATAAGAGTCAAGGCCAGACAATAGAGTACGTTGGCATCGATCTCAGGACGAACTGCTTCACACACGGTCAGCTCTACGTCCTACTGAGCCGTGTAAGAAGACCGCAAGATATAGTCGTTCTTGTTCCGCAAAATAAAATCGTTGACGGAATAGCATATGCGAAGAATGTCGTGTTTGAAGAGCTCCTCCTATGA